A part of Paenarthrobacter sp. A20 genomic DNA contains:
- a CDS encoding lactonase family protein, protein MPVTELAYVGSRTSVLREGRGSGLEVFEILDDGRWLPRQTVGMDNPSFMILSPRSTQLYVAHGDGNQISALELDPATGRIDYRDTVDAGGVNPVHLALSPDQQFLVVANHNSGTVASIRILPDDSLGPVAGLLSFEGETGPHRRDQNSSKPHQVVFDATGSYALVPDKGLDSIFTISIDSTGSLTWHQDRTIRLREMSGPRHVAFSPSNNFVYSIEEFLSTVTTYSWDAATGTLRPIQSTSALPDTVTGDSRGAEIAVSADGKHVYVSNRSGPGDHSPGGEFPDTIGTYDVDPDTGRLGPGRWTETHGIRPRFFCLDAEAGALLVAHERGHSIAAHPLDPTTGTPGPPVFRAATGSPVAILRHRLPVSAENGKPSPEHCVDADRSSTL, encoded by the coding sequence TTGCCGGTCACTGAACTTGCCTATGTTGGTTCACGAACCAGCGTGCTGCGCGAAGGACGCGGCAGCGGGCTGGAAGTCTTCGAAATCCTCGACGACGGACGCTGGCTCCCACGGCAAACGGTGGGCATGGACAACCCCAGTTTCATGATCCTCAGCCCAAGAAGCACACAGCTTTACGTTGCCCATGGCGACGGGAACCAGATCAGCGCCCTGGAGCTGGACCCGGCGACCGGACGCATCGATTACCGCGACACGGTTGATGCCGGGGGAGTGAACCCGGTCCATTTGGCACTCAGCCCGGACCAGCAGTTCCTCGTGGTGGCCAACCACAACAGCGGCACTGTAGCCAGCATCCGGATACTCCCGGATGACAGCCTCGGCCCCGTCGCAGGTCTGCTGTCCTTCGAGGGTGAAACCGGGCCGCACCGCCGTGACCAAAACAGTTCTAAACCCCACCAGGTGGTCTTCGACGCCACCGGTTCGTACGCGCTGGTCCCGGACAAAGGCCTGGATTCAATTTTCACGATCTCGATCGACAGCACCGGATCCCTGACGTGGCACCAGGACCGGACCATACGGTTGCGGGAAATGTCTGGACCACGCCACGTGGCGTTTTCACCATCCAACAACTTCGTTTACTCGATCGAGGAATTCCTTTCAACGGTGACCACCTACAGTTGGGACGCCGCCACGGGCACACTCCGCCCTATCCAGTCGACGTCCGCACTGCCCGACACTGTGACCGGGGACAGCCGCGGGGCAGAAATCGCGGTCAGCGCCGACGGGAAGCATGTTTATGTCTCCAACCGCAGCGGACCCGGAGACCACTCACCCGGTGGTGAGTTCCCGGACACTATCGGCACGTACGATGTCGATCCCGACACGGGCCGTCTTGGCCCAGGACGCTGGACCGAGACCCACGGCATCAGGCCCCGTTTCTTCTGCCTGGACGCCGAAGCGGGGGCACTGCTCGTCGCCCACGAACGGGGACACTCCATCGCAGCCCACCCTTTGGATCCAACCACGGGAACTCCCGGTCCGCCGGTGTTCCGAGCTGCCACCGGCAGTCCCGTCGCGATCTTGAGGCACCGCCTCCCGGTCTCCGCAGAAAACGGCAAGCCGTCACCAGAGCACTGCGTCGACGCAGACCGTTCGTCCACCCTCTAG
- a CDS encoding TRAP transporter large permease subunit encodes MGIAVWALIVYLITILVWATVVKRGIGEAMIVGFLVLCLFGGADFFALLGTGLGEAFKQPVVFAAMSFTFIGFVLTQTGIIHHQVHILNSMLGRLRGGAGYVSTLASAGFGALTHSASANAATIGSVTIPWMERSNWPKHIASSVVAGNSGNGTVIPPSASYLILVGLATVGPNIDKNATLVAMFVVAGYCVLWRLLCIFYFVRRYKIAKVSGEELMPLRRSLKQGWRSLIVYLGIAVPILLTVGVGAELIARLLGDKGPDAVKAIDILLWIPVLLGILSLIIGRKQLPSTPRAWYTFIASTAPRFKDIGATLVFSFAGSAVLLALGLDKQLRDALTGLNAPAIVTVLIIVVIIALVGGPLSATATAATLGGGAFAVLVAAGVHPALAVCAIMVAISTEGASPPGGPSIFISASIAEVNPAKTFVPLVVFYVVPFLIIPVVVAFNLLPIPH; translated from the coding sequence GTGGGAATCGCCGTCTGGGCGCTGATCGTCTATCTCATCACCATCCTCGTGTGGGCCACCGTCGTTAAACGGGGCATCGGCGAGGCCATGATTGTCGGCTTCCTCGTGCTGTGCCTGTTTGGCGGAGCCGACTTCTTCGCGCTTCTGGGCACAGGCCTCGGGGAAGCCTTCAAGCAACCTGTGGTCTTCGCGGCGATGTCCTTCACCTTTATCGGATTCGTGCTGACGCAGACCGGCATCATCCACCATCAGGTCCATATCCTGAACTCCATGCTTGGCCGACTCCGCGGCGGCGCAGGCTACGTCTCCACCCTCGCCTCTGCAGGATTCGGGGCGCTCACCCACTCAGCGTCCGCGAATGCAGCCACCATCGGATCGGTCACGATTCCATGGATGGAACGCTCAAACTGGCCCAAACACATCGCCTCCTCCGTCGTCGCAGGAAACTCCGGCAACGGCACGGTCATCCCGCCCAGCGCCTCCTATCTCATCCTTGTGGGACTTGCCACCGTGGGACCGAACATCGACAAGAACGCCACCCTGGTAGCGATGTTCGTCGTCGCCGGATACTGCGTGCTGTGGAGACTGCTGTGCATCTTCTACTTTGTGCGGCGCTACAAAATAGCCAAGGTCTCTGGCGAGGAACTCATGCCGCTGCGACGGTCCCTGAAACAGGGGTGGCGATCATTGATCGTCTACCTAGGCATAGCCGTGCCGATTCTTCTTACCGTTGGCGTCGGCGCTGAGCTCATCGCCCGCCTGCTGGGCGACAAGGGACCCGATGCCGTCAAAGCGATCGACATCCTGCTGTGGATCCCCGTCCTCCTGGGCATCCTCAGCCTCATCATCGGTCGTAAGCAACTGCCGTCCACACCTCGTGCGTGGTACACCTTCATCGCCAGTACAGCCCCACGGTTCAAGGACATCGGCGCAACCCTGGTGTTCTCCTTCGCCGGTAGTGCGGTCCTTCTTGCCCTTGGGTTGGACAAGCAGCTGCGTGATGCCCTCACCGGACTGAACGCACCGGCCATCGTCACAGTGCTGATCATTGTGGTGATCATAGCCCTGGTGGGTGGTCCGCTGAGTGCCACGGCCACGGCCGCGACCCTCGGCGGCGGTGCGTTCGCAGTCCTTGTGGCAGCAGGAGTTCACCCGGCGCTGGCTGTTTGCGCCATCATGGTGGCCATCTCTACAGAAGGTGCGTCCCCGCCCGGAGGTCCGTCCATCTTCATCTCAGCGAGCATCGCGGAAGTGAATCCTGCCAAAACGTTCGTGCCGCTGGTGGTGTTCTACGTGGTGCCGTTCCTGATCATCCCCGTGGTGGTGGCGTTCAACCTGCTACCCATTCCCCACTAG
- a CDS encoding aspartate/glutamate racemase family protein — MTHHQSNPLISLISATPVAIPPATGAFHEVFPEARLWNLLDDRLLDDATAQGGVTEGLAERMTRLIRHAETEGADGILLTCSMYGPIAERLAAELSIPIHAPDASAFKAALSGGYQRIVLLASARGPLEDALERFSAAAASAGQDIAVTGIVAEGAAAAAADADTERLSRALEAACRDQEDSDAVLLAQYSLSPAAEALAAALGKPVLAGPKLAAATLRSQLLGHPTPATTPKKENA; from the coding sequence GTGACCCATCATCAATCCAACCCGCTGATCTCGCTGATCAGTGCGACCCCGGTGGCGATCCCGCCAGCTACCGGGGCTTTTCATGAGGTTTTCCCTGAAGCCAGATTATGGAACCTTCTCGATGACCGCCTTCTAGACGACGCTACAGCCCAAGGGGGCGTCACCGAGGGCCTGGCCGAACGCATGACCCGATTGATTCGCCACGCCGAAACTGAGGGTGCGGACGGAATCCTTCTGACGTGCTCCATGTACGGGCCCATCGCCGAACGGCTCGCAGCTGAGCTGTCCATTCCGATCCATGCCCCCGACGCGTCAGCATTCAAGGCCGCTTTGTCCGGCGGCTACCAGCGCATCGTGCTGCTGGCCTCCGCCCGGGGGCCGCTGGAAGATGCGCTGGAGCGGTTCTCGGCAGCAGCAGCCTCAGCCGGTCAGGACATCGCCGTCACCGGCATCGTTGCCGAGGGGGCAGCGGCAGCCGCAGCGGACGCAGACACGGAACGCCTGAGCCGCGCGCTCGAGGCAGCCTGCAGAGATCAGGAAGATTCTGATGCCGTCTTACTGGCCCAGTACTCGCTTTCCCCGGCGGCCGAGGCCTTGGCCGCTGCCCTCGGCAAACCAGTCCTGGCGGGCCCGAAACTTGCAGCCGCCACCCTAAGGTCTCAACTGCTGGGGCACCCAACCCCTGCAACGACCCCCAAGAAAGAGAATGCATGA
- the otnC gene encoding 3-oxo-tetronate 4-phosphate decarboxylase yields the protein MSTESRLRESVVDAARSIFNRGLTHGRTGNISVRWGDAILVTPTGSSLGTVRPDELSVIDAAGTHVSGNKPSKEAFLHAAVLRARPQDTAVVHTHSTYSAAVSCLEHTTTGSAIPPLTAYFAMRVGTLPLLPYHAPGDPALEGLAEATAAEHLAMLLSNHGPVVAGKDVDSAMDALEELEETAKVYLLLHGRTTRPLTPEQAAAAARI from the coding sequence ATGAGCACCGAAAGCCGCCTCCGCGAAAGCGTCGTGGACGCAGCCCGATCCATCTTCAACCGGGGCCTGACTCACGGCCGAACAGGCAACATCAGCGTCCGCTGGGGTGACGCCATTCTGGTTACCCCGACAGGCAGCAGCCTGGGAACTGTCCGGCCGGACGAACTCTCAGTCATTGACGCCGCTGGAACCCATGTCAGTGGCAACAAACCCTCCAAAGAGGCCTTCCTGCACGCCGCTGTCCTCCGGGCCCGTCCGCAGGACACTGCAGTGGTACATACCCACTCGACATACTCGGCCGCCGTGTCCTGCCTGGAGCACACCACGACCGGCAGCGCCATCCCACCGCTGACGGCCTACTTCGCCATGCGGGTAGGCACCCTTCCATTGCTGCCCTATCACGCACCGGGGGATCCGGCGCTGGAGGGCCTGGCCGAGGCTACAGCTGCAGAACACCTTGCCATGCTGCTGAGCAACCACGGCCCCGTCGTGGCAGGCAAAGATGTGGACAGTGCCATGGATGCACTTGAAGAGCTTGAGGAGACGGCCAAGGTCTACCTGCTCCTGCACGGACGCACTACGCGACCGCTCACGCCCGAGCAGGCTGCCGCTGCCGCACGAATCTGA
- a CDS encoding AEC family transporter gives MGGIFAGFALVGTIILVGYLAGRAGIAGPSAGPVLSRIAFFITNPALLFTILAGSELGDIFSALVPLALAAAVLTCLLYWGLSALWFPRKGAEIVVGAMASSYVNANHIGIPVAVYAIGNATPVAPVLLVQLLVLSPLFLLLLDLTTGQRPTLRSLLAQPVRNPMIIASFLGAVVAWTGLELPPLLWDPLKVLGGAAVPLVLMAFGMSLPGSRPLRSGGARTDVLVASGLKAAIMPALTFLLARYVFGVDDAQAFAAVIMSALPTAQNVFLFSSRYDRGAAIARDSILLTSVATIPAVLAAALLMGR, from the coding sequence ATGGGCGGGATCTTCGCAGGATTCGCGCTCGTTGGCACAATTATTCTGGTTGGCTACTTGGCTGGACGGGCCGGCATCGCCGGCCCGTCAGCTGGGCCCGTCTTGTCCAGGATTGCCTTCTTCATCACCAATCCAGCCCTCCTCTTTACCATTTTGGCAGGCTCGGAACTCGGTGACATCTTCTCTGCCCTGGTGCCCTTGGCCCTTGCTGCGGCTGTGCTGACGTGCCTGCTTTACTGGGGCCTGAGTGCGCTGTGGTTTCCCCGCAAGGGCGCAGAAATCGTCGTGGGCGCCATGGCAAGCTCCTACGTCAACGCCAATCACATCGGGATTCCCGTCGCGGTCTACGCGATTGGCAACGCCACTCCGGTTGCCCCGGTCTTGCTCGTGCAGCTGCTGGTGCTCTCGCCACTGTTTCTCCTGCTCCTTGACCTCACGACAGGACAGAGGCCTACGCTCAGATCGTTGCTCGCCCAACCGGTGCGGAATCCGATGATCATCGCCTCATTTCTCGGGGCCGTTGTGGCCTGGACCGGGCTGGAGCTGCCCCCATTGCTCTGGGATCCGCTCAAGGTCCTGGGCGGGGCGGCCGTACCGCTGGTGCTGATGGCTTTTGGTATGAGCTTGCCTGGGAGCAGGCCGTTGCGGTCCGGCGGGGCTCGGACCGACGTACTGGTCGCCAGTGGACTCAAGGCCGCCATCATGCCGGCGCTGACGTTTCTCCTCGCCCGCTACGTCTTCGGCGTGGATGATGCGCAAGCGTTCGCCGCCGTGATTATGAGCGCCCTGCCGACAGCCCAAAACGTGTTCTTGTTTTCCAGCCGCTACGACAGAGGCGCCGCTATCGCCCGCGACTCAATCCTGCTCACCTCAGTTGCTACCATACCTGCCGTGCTTGCCGCCGCGTTGCTGATGGGCCGGTAG
- a CDS encoding amidohydrolase, which produces MTDRLRPDSALLAAGSFNRRTLVQGALAGLALAAGGGAAAQATSERPAPFSAGTERASYRVPGQATDCHMHIFDPDRFPYPLPTATPPPKATVADYRLLQRRTGTKRTVVVTPSNYSTDNRCTLDAIAQLGLRDARGVAVIDNTFTDGQLREMNDGGIRGIRFNLTRPGGAGAELIRPLAERVADLGWHVQIHMTAEGIQENLARISDLPTDLVIDHMGRIPGATGTAHPAYAAILRLIDEGTTWVKLSGVYHESPVGPPSYSDRAAVGSAFAQAAPERMLWGSDWPHPTASRGEVPMPDDAAMLDLFASWVPRQQDRKRILVDNPQKLYGF; this is translated from the coding sequence ATGACAGATCGTCTTCGGCCAGATTCAGCCTTGCTCGCCGCCGGTTCGTTCAACCGCCGCACACTAGTGCAAGGGGCCCTGGCGGGCCTGGCCCTGGCTGCCGGCGGCGGGGCCGCAGCACAGGCCACGTCCGAGAGACCAGCGCCCTTTTCTGCCGGAACGGAAAGGGCTTCCTATCGGGTCCCCGGCCAGGCCACGGATTGCCACATGCACATCTTCGATCCCGACAGATTCCCGTATCCCTTGCCGACCGCGACTCCGCCGCCCAAGGCAACAGTTGCCGATTACCGTCTCCTGCAACGCCGCACAGGCACCAAACGCACGGTGGTCGTCACACCGTCGAACTACAGCACAGACAACCGCTGCACGCTCGACGCCATCGCACAGTTAGGGCTCCGGGATGCCCGTGGAGTTGCGGTGATCGACAACACCTTCACGGACGGGCAACTACGGGAAATGAACGACGGCGGAATCCGCGGAATCCGCTTCAACCTCACCCGCCCGGGTGGCGCCGGGGCGGAACTGATCCGGCCGCTGGCCGAACGTGTTGCGGACCTTGGCTGGCATGTGCAGATCCATATGACGGCAGAGGGAATCCAGGAAAACCTTGCTCGGATCAGCGACCTGCCCACCGACCTGGTCATCGACCACATGGGCAGGATACCGGGAGCCACAGGGACCGCACATCCTGCGTACGCTGCCATTCTTCGACTCATCGATGAGGGAACCACCTGGGTTAAGCTCTCAGGCGTCTACCACGAATCACCGGTCGGACCCCCGTCCTACAGCGACCGCGCCGCAGTTGGTTCGGCTTTTGCCCAGGCGGCGCCTGAGCGCATGTTGTGGGGCAGCGACTGGCCCCACCCTACGGCTTCCCGGGGTGAGGTACCCATGCCCGACGATGCCGCCATGTTGGATCTGTTTGCGTCGTGGGTTCCGCGACAACAGGACCGTAAGAGAATCCTCGTGGACAACCCGCAAAAGCTGTACGGGTTCTGA
- a CDS encoding putative quinol monooxygenase: MYSLWVTLEVQPEGRKEFLEAITRNAESSVRDEYGCLRFDVIELGDRTNTFAFYEVYTDRAAFEEEHLKTQHFLAYKDTSTRVVVPGSQRETGGPMIASF, from the coding sequence ATGTATAGTCTGTGGGTCACGCTGGAGGTACAGCCCGAGGGTCGGAAAGAGTTTCTGGAGGCCATCACGCGCAACGCCGAGTCGTCTGTCCGGGATGAATATGGGTGCCTTCGCTTCGACGTCATCGAATTGGGCGACCGAACAAACACCTTCGCTTTCTACGAGGTATACACCGATCGTGCCGCCTTTGAGGAAGAGCACCTCAAAACCCAGCATTTTCTGGCCTACAAGGACACCTCCACACGCGTCGTCGTCCCTGGAAGTCAGCGCGAAACCGGCGGCCCCATGATCGCGTCCTTCTAA
- the otnK gene encoding 3-oxo-tetronate kinase, translated as MIGVIADDFTGGTDVAVSFRRAGLRVLIQFGVPEVVSGNDGADVVVIALKTRTLPADQAVAQSLRAGRKLLDAGAKQLFFKFCSTFDSTPAGNIGPVNDALADLTGSSVTVVVPSSPSHGRTQYNGHLFVHHQLLSDSPMRHHPLTPMTDSRVPELLRSQTARTVSLVTLQQVHAGTEALTAAIADLQHSGIPYAVVDAVEPSDLATIGRVVIDHPFVSGAAGLAGGLATAIAERNASTRKQAPFNGGSGQDGPAVALAGSCSARTLQQIEAMQAGGHPSYQLDAVAVPDSSLLSEAALAWYDEQPPGTAPLIYSSLPPEKLRESQRRLGVAASAEILEKAMGLIACGLVRRGVQRVVVAGGETSGSVVTALHVSGGLIGSEAAPGVPWIHTSHNGPLALLLKSGNFGDVDFLVQAVSPRTTVAV; from the coding sequence ATGATCGGTGTCATTGCCGATGACTTCACAGGCGGCACAGATGTTGCTGTCTCATTCCGCCGCGCCGGACTCCGCGTCCTGATCCAATTCGGCGTACCGGAAGTCGTCTCAGGCAACGACGGAGCCGACGTCGTGGTCATTGCGCTCAAAACCCGCACACTTCCTGCGGATCAGGCTGTGGCACAGTCGTTGCGTGCGGGCCGGAAGCTGCTGGACGCCGGCGCGAAGCAGCTCTTCTTCAAGTTCTGCTCAACGTTCGATTCCACCCCGGCCGGGAACATCGGCCCGGTCAATGATGCCTTGGCGGACCTGACCGGCAGCAGTGTTACCGTCGTGGTGCCCAGCTCTCCCTCGCACGGACGCACACAGTACAACGGTCATCTATTCGTCCACCATCAGCTCCTGTCGGACTCACCCATGCGTCATCACCCCTTGACGCCCATGACCGATTCGCGCGTGCCGGAACTGCTTCGCTCCCAAACAGCACGCACCGTATCCTTGGTAACCCTGCAGCAAGTTCATGCTGGAACCGAGGCACTGACCGCTGCAATCGCCGATCTGCAACACTCGGGAATCCCGTATGCAGTGGTAGATGCAGTTGAGCCCAGCGACCTTGCCACCATTGGCAGGGTGGTCATCGATCACCCCTTCGTATCCGGAGCGGCCGGTCTCGCCGGCGGGCTGGCAACGGCAATCGCCGAACGCAACGCGTCCACCCGCAAGCAGGCACCCTTCAATGGCGGGTCTGGCCAGGACGGCCCGGCGGTCGCGCTGGCAGGATCCTGTTCCGCCCGCACTCTCCAGCAAATCGAAGCAATGCAGGCCGGTGGACACCCCTCATACCAGCTCGATGCTGTAGCAGTACCGGACTCTTCCCTGCTGTCCGAAGCCGCCCTGGCCTGGTACGACGAGCAACCGCCGGGCACTGCCCCGCTGATCTACTCTTCGTTGCCGCCGGAGAAACTCCGTGAATCCCAGCGCAGGCTCGGGGTCGCTGCTTCGGCTGAAATTCTGGAGAAAGCCATGGGCCTCATCGCCTGTGGACTGGTCAGGCGGGGGGTGCAACGGGTGGTTGTCGCAGGTGGCGAAACCTCAGGCTCCGTGGTGACAGCACTCCACGTCAGCGGCGGACTGATCGGTTCCGAGGCTGCTCCTGGCGTCCCCTGGATTCATACCTCACACAACGGTCCACTGGCCCTACTCCTGAAATCCGGAAACTTCGGCGACGTCGACTTCCTCGTCCAGGCTGTGAGCCCCCGAACGACCGTGGCCGTATAG
- a CDS encoding CitMHS family transporter: MLAVVGFATLGSFMIAVMRRWATAFVAIICAPVLFAVIAGFGPDLGDMVMSGLKTVAPTAVLLLFAVLYFGVMMDAKLFDPISKLILRLSKGDPVRICVGTAVLSMAVALDGDGTTSYMIICSAFLPIYKKLKINPLIIATVAAMSLGLISGSTPWGGAATRAISVLQLDATEYFVSLIPSLALTCAFILAVAYVLGRSQRKYVDAAAVAELAAEIKNGTHHMGERPTWRTWVNAGLTILLLVLLIAGVAPLVVLFIGAFVIALLVNHPKLHDQGESIKRHAVSAVPVVMLVLAAGVFTGILSDSGMIQAMADALLSIVPTSMGALLPLFTAIIAIPLGFFMSNDAFFFGILPVLSESASQYGIHANEIARAGVVGQISHMIGPASAPLWVLLGLLKKDLGEFQKFSILWVVGACLAFIGFQILTGAISVIG; encoded by the coding sequence ATGCTCGCCGTCGTCGGATTCGCTACGCTCGGATCATTTATGATCGCAGTCATGCGCAGATGGGCCACCGCGTTTGTGGCCATCATTTGCGCTCCAGTCCTGTTCGCTGTGATCGCAGGTTTCGGCCCGGATCTGGGAGACATGGTCATGTCGGGCCTTAAGACAGTCGCACCGACCGCCGTTTTGCTCCTCTTCGCAGTTCTCTACTTCGGCGTCATGATGGACGCCAAGCTCTTCGATCCCATTTCGAAGCTCATTCTTCGGCTTTCCAAGGGCGATCCGGTTCGGATCTGCGTCGGCACGGCTGTGCTGTCCATGGCCGTGGCCCTGGATGGCGATGGCACCACGAGCTACATGATCATCTGCTCTGCCTTCCTGCCCATCTACAAGAAGCTCAAGATCAACCCGCTCATCATTGCAACAGTCGCTGCCATGTCACTGGGGCTTATCTCCGGGTCAACTCCTTGGGGAGGAGCCGCCACCCGGGCGATCAGCGTGCTGCAGTTGGATGCAACTGAATACTTCGTCAGCCTGATCCCCTCTCTGGCCCTTACCTGTGCGTTCATTCTCGCGGTCGCCTACGTCCTTGGCCGGTCCCAGAGGAAGTACGTCGATGCAGCCGCCGTCGCTGAACTGGCCGCGGAGATCAAGAACGGCACTCACCACATGGGTGAACGTCCCACCTGGCGAACCTGGGTAAACGCCGGCCTGACCATCCTGCTGCTGGTTCTCCTGATTGCCGGAGTCGCACCTTTGGTGGTCCTGTTCATTGGCGCCTTCGTTATCGCCCTGCTCGTGAACCACCCGAAGCTGCATGACCAAGGCGAATCCATCAAGCGACACGCAGTGAGCGCCGTACCCGTTGTCATGCTCGTCCTTGCCGCCGGCGTCTTCACTGGCATCCTGTCTGATTCCGGCATGATCCAGGCCATGGCTGACGCGCTGCTGAGCATCGTCCCGACGTCGATGGGCGCATTGCTTCCGCTCTTCACGGCCATCATTGCCATCCCGCTCGGATTCTTCATGTCCAACGACGCCTTCTTCTTCGGCATCCTCCCGGTACTGTCCGAGTCCGCGTCGCAGTACGGCATCCACGCCAATGAGATCGCCCGTGCCGGTGTGGTAGGCCAAATTTCCCACATGATCGGACCTGCATCTGCTCCCCTGTGGGTACTCCTCGGGCTCTTGAAGAAGGACCTCGGAGAGTTCCAGAAGTTCTCGATTCTTTGGGTTGTCGGTGCCTGCCTCGCATTCATCGGCTTCCAAATCCTCACCGGCGCCATCAGCGTTATCGGCTGA
- the glpX gene encoding class II fructose-bisphosphatase, producing MELVRATEAAAIRAAPFIGKGDKNAADGAAVDAMRHFLGSVAFDGVVVIGEGEKDAAPMLYNGERVGNGTGPSWDIAVDPIDGTSLTAAGRQNALSVIAVSERGSMFDPSAVYYMDKIVTGPEGRGVIDLRRPVGENILALAKAKSMAVDDLQIAVLDRPRHSQLIADIRATGASTRLLLDGDVAGGINAARPDSRIDMCVGVGGTPEGIITACAVKALGGLIQARLAPIDASEQAKALEAGHDLDRVFDQDDLVRGENCYFVATGVTDGALVDGVRRMPGFVRTTSVVLRSHSGTIRRVVADHLESKWYDSE from the coding sequence ATGGAGCTGGTGCGAGCCACCGAGGCCGCGGCGATCAGGGCCGCCCCCTTCATCGGCAAGGGTGACAAGAACGCCGCCGACGGTGCGGCCGTGGACGCAATGCGGCATTTCCTCGGTTCCGTTGCCTTTGATGGCGTGGTGGTGATCGGCGAGGGTGAGAAGGACGCGGCGCCCATGCTGTACAACGGTGAGCGCGTCGGAAACGGCACCGGGCCTTCCTGGGACATTGCTGTCGATCCTATCGACGGCACCAGCCTCACGGCCGCCGGCCGCCAAAACGCACTCTCTGTCATTGCCGTCTCGGAGCGCGGATCAATGTTTGACCCCAGTGCTGTCTATTACATGGACAAGATCGTCACCGGCCCGGAAGGCCGCGGGGTCATCGACCTTAGGCGACCGGTCGGTGAAAACATCCTTGCCCTCGCCAAAGCCAAGAGTATGGCAGTTGACGACCTGCAGATTGCGGTCCTCGATCGCCCACGGCACTCTCAGTTGATTGCTGATATCCGGGCGACCGGCGCCTCAACCAGGCTGCTGCTGGACGGTGATGTAGCAGGGGGGATCAATGCCGCTCGACCTGATTCACGCATAGATATGTGTGTTGGGGTCGGCGGAACTCCCGAGGGCATTATTACTGCCTGTGCGGTGAAGGCGCTGGGTGGGCTCATCCAGGCGCGTTTGGCGCCCATTGACGCCTCTGAGCAAGCGAAGGCCCTCGAAGCCGGCCATGACCTGGATCGTGTGTTTGACCAGGACGATCTGGTTCGGGGAGAGAATTGCTATTTTGTGGCCACTGGTGTCACTGACGGCGCCCTCGTGGACGGAGTCCGGCGTATGCCTGGATTCGTTCGAACCACCAGCGTCGTCCTGCGCTCCCACTCAGGCACCATTCGCAGGGTCGTTGCCGATCACCTCGAATCCAAATGGTACGACTCCGAATAG
- a CDS encoding universal stress protein gives MTGAIIVGVDGSVTAKSATHAARDLALSLGAALHVVTAYDDDGAIVFGTGSDHRVASHEAKAEEAARAAVAELSSVDLKVTYAAVRGTATHVLLDEARRVEARMIVVGNKGMQGLGRVLGSVATSVAHNAPCDVYIAKTAG, from the coding sequence ATGACCGGAGCCATCATTGTAGGGGTGGACGGCAGCGTCACAGCTAAGAGTGCCACTCATGCCGCCAGGGACCTGGCCTTATCGCTTGGTGCTGCGCTCCATGTAGTCACGGCCTACGACGACGACGGCGCCATAGTGTTTGGTACCGGAAGTGACCATCGAGTGGCCAGTCATGAAGCGAAGGCGGAGGAGGCGGCGCGGGCGGCTGTTGCTGAACTGAGCTCGGTCGATCTCAAAGTCACCTACGCGGCTGTCCGCGGAACCGCGACTCATGTCTTGCTCGACGAAGCAAGGAGGGTCGAAGCCAGAATGATCGTTGTTGGCAACAAAGGTATGCAGGGGCTCGGCCGTGTCCTTGGCAGCGTAGCTACCAGCGTGGCTCACAATGCTCCTTGCGACGTCTACATTGCCAAGACTGCAGGCTGA
- a CDS encoding gluconokinase, with product MGREPLPPLVVMGVSGCGKSTLGSLLSERLGLPFQDGDDLHPAANKAKMGAGIPLDDHDRRPWLEEIGRRLRQSQDAGEPLIIACSALKRSYRDLLRQHAPDVVFVHLNGDRETLLSRMNARDHEFMPSSLLDSQLSTLEPLASNEKHVLADFSLAPPLLVDDICGRLRA from the coding sequence ATGGGACGTGAACCCCTGCCTCCGCTTGTTGTCATGGGAGTCTCCGGCTGTGGCAAATCAACCTTGGGCTCATTGCTGAGCGAGCGCCTGGGTCTGCCTTTCCAGGATGGGGATGATCTTCACCCTGCCGCCAACAAGGCGAAAATGGGCGCGGGGATTCCGCTGGATGACCATGACCGGAGACCTTGGCTTGAGGAAATCGGCCGCCGGCTACGCCAGTCGCAAGATGCGGGCGAGCCGCTGATCATCGCCTGTTCGGCACTGAAACGCAGCTACCGGGACCTGCTGCGGCAGCATGCCCCGGACGTCGTTTTCGTCCACCTCAACGGTGACCGCGAAACCCTCCTGAGCCGCATGAACGCCCGCGACCACGAATTCATGCCGAGCAGCCTCCTCGACTCCCAGCTCAGCACCCTGGAACCCTTGGCTTCCAACGAAAAGCATGTGTTAGCTGACTTCAGCCTCGCCCCTCCCCTGCTGGTGGATGACATCTGCGGGCGGCTTCGAGCGTAG